The segment AGGCTATCCTAAAAATACACAGTAAAGGGAAGCCTTTAAACAAAACGGCCGATTTGGAATCGCTGGCAAAACAAACCGTCGGGTTTTCCGGAGCCGATTTAGCTAACTTAGTTAACGAAGCGGCTATCCTAGCTGCCCGCCGCAGTAAAAAGAGTATCGGGATGGCTGAACTCGAAGAATCAATTGACAGGGTTATTGCCGGCCCCGAAAGAAGAAGCCGCAAAATCAGCCCGAAAGAAAAAGAGATTACGGCCTACCACGAGGCCGGTCATGCGCTGGTTGCCAGAATGTCGCCCAATGCCGACCCTGTTCATAAAATCTCGATTGTCGCCAGAGGGATGAGTTTAGGTCATACCAGGCAGCTGCCGACCGAGGACCGCTATCTTTTAACGCGTTCTCAGTTTAAAGATATGCTGGCAACCCTGCTTGGCGGGCGTATCGCAGAAGAAATTATATTTGATGAAATCAGTACCGGTGCATCGGATGATATCCGCCGCGCAACAGCATTGGCACATAAAATGGTAACCGATTACGGTATGAGCGATAAATTGGGAACCCGAACATTCGGCAATAAACAGGAAATGATCTTTTTGGGGCGCGAAATATCCGAACAACGCGATTACGGCGATGAAATAGCAAACATCATCGACGACGAAGTTAATAATATTGTTCAGACGGCTTACGACAGTGCCAAAGAGATATTGCTTAAAAACAGAGACCGGCTTGAACATATTGCTCAATATTTAATGGCGAAAGAAACCATTGAAGCCGACGAATTGGAAAAACTGTTTACCGAGCCGGTGGAAACATTGGAAGCCGAGCTGCAGGAATATATCTCTACAGAATCGGCAAAGGAAGTTCCCGCAGTTGAACCTGTTGTCGATGAAGGGCCGAAAGAAAAAGTTGCCGATTTAATCAAGCAACCTAAACAAGCCCCCGGGGCTGCATAGTTTTAATTTAAAAAGGAGCTTAATTAATGGTAGAAATTACTAACAGCGTTATACCGATTGAAGATGTACTTAACAGCGTTCGCAATGATGCCAGCGGCGGGATTATTGCTTACATCGGGCTTATCAGGGATAATTCTTACGAAAAACGGGTTGTTTCCGTTGAGTACGGCAACGAGGACGGGGATGCCGAAGCAAGGCTGCAAAAGATTGTTGACGATACAAAAGAGAAATGGCCTGTAAACGACATGGCAATCGTCCATAGGGTTGGAAAACTGAATGTCGGCGATAATAACGTCGTAATCGCCGTATCGACGGGACACCGCCAAGAAGGCTTTGCCGCTTGTCAATTTGCCATTGATAAATTCAAGGAAGGGCTTCCGACATCCAAAAAGGAAACCTATACCGATGGTACTTGCTTGGATTACAAACCGAAGTGCTAATTTAGTTTGGTACTTGTAACTTCTCGCATCATATATTAGGCACTCCTTTAACTGGCTCTGGCTTAAGAGTCTGGGCTATAGGAGCTTTCTCAAAACCAATAATATCAGCCCAACTACGAGAATTATATTTTAGACCAGTGGCTTCAGCAGGTGATCTGTTATTTAATGCCATGTGAGGCTTAAAAAAGTTATAGTGAACCAGCCAACCATCGGTAAACCTTTGCAGGGTGTTTTTATTCTTTAAGGCACGCATTACTTTTGTGCGGCTTTCTCCTGATTATGGGTTTATGATATGTGCCTGATTTTCCTAAGTATCGAATGTATTTTTGAATTATCTTTCCGCCTTCATGGACAGTCTCAAATTAATAGCCATACCAATTCCCTGAATGCGGCGGTATCTCTTTTGCTATTACAAAGCTCATTTATTTGCCCTTCTCTGTGCTCGATTTTGTACCGTGCCTTTTCCATTACTTTGTTCGGATATATTATCCCTCAAATTTCGCTCTTTATGTTTGAGTATAGCTTCTCTAACACCTGCGATTAATATTGATATTTGTCTTTCTACTAATGGTTTTAATTGGCTCTTTTTAGCATAGATTCTAGCTGGTAATTTTTCTTTTAATATAGGGTTTTCATAAAGTGGTTTTGTACTAAGTAGCATATAATAATATCTTTCTGATATTGTAAAATAATTCGATATTTGTACACTTATATATGCTGAAGAGGCTTTTCTTTGTAGGGACTTTATCCTTTTTTCGTAATGCTTATATTTATGTGTAGACTTTAATTCATTTAACCCTGCATGATAGGTATCCAATATACTGCTCATATCCCCTAAGTCCAGAAGGGCTTGCTCTGTTTTATTATTTATACCGTTTATAGATATTTTTCTCATATACGCTCTGTTAACTGTATCAAATTCTTTTTCTATAGCTTTTTTATCTTTATTATATTCTATTGCTTTTGATAAAGAATGAAAATCTATTCCAAGTATAGTTTGATAATCATTAAATAAATTTTTCCATTGTTCTTCTGACAAATTTAATGAATAATCGTCTACAAAATTAGAGGTAATAACGTCTATTTTTTCAATCAAATCTGGAATACTCTCTATATCTTTTTTTATTTTCCAGTCTATAATAAAGGTTATTACGATTAATAATAATGTGATTATTGCGATAATTAATCCCCAAAGTTGTATTGCATTTAATTGCTCTAGCCACTTGCCTGTAACACTAGCTATCATACCCATCACAGCCAACACCCCCAATAACCAACGTATTGTTGAGATGGTTTCATTTGCTGTTTGGAAAAATGAAGATATTTTGTCAAACATTTTTTAAACCCCCTATCCTTTCGTTTAGGGGTATTATATAGCAAACTTATCATATTAGGCACTCCCTTGATACGAAAAGTTGCAAGTAAGTTTAGTTTAATATAACGGACTTTTTGAAAACGCCTGTTTTTATGAACGGGCGTTTTTTTGTTTAAAGATAAAATGGCACAGAGTTATCAAAACTTAAGAAACAAAAATGCCTCCCATAAATTAGGAGGCATTCTCATAATTAAACCTTATTTTAACGCATTTATTTATTGCGCTTAACCACAAAATCGGTAAGGGCAAGAAGCGCCTGACGGTTTTTCCCGTCCGCC is part of the Dehalococcoidales bacterium genome and harbors:
- a CDS encoding molybdenum cofactor biosynthesis protein MoaE — translated: MVEITNSVIPIEDVLNSVRNDASGGIIAYIGLIRDNSYEKRVVSVEYGNEDGDAEARLQKIVDDTKEKWPVNDMAIVHRVGKLNVGDNNVVIAVSTGHRQEGFAACQFAIDKFKEGLPTSKKETYTDGTCLDYKPKC